The Miltoncostaea oceani genome includes a region encoding these proteins:
- the gcvH gene encoding glycine cleavage system protein GcvH, which translates to MAADETYPTDLRYHPEHDWVRMDGDEAVFGITWYAQDALGEVVYYDPPEVGATITKDSSYGELESVKAVSDIFAPASGEVTAVNPAVADKPETVNEDPYGEGWLIRVRLSDPSELDALMDEPAYRAYLAGL; encoded by the coding sequence GTGGCCGCCGACGAGACCTACCCCACCGACCTGCGTTACCACCCCGAGCACGACTGGGTGCGGATGGACGGCGACGAGGCCGTCTTCGGGATCACCTGGTACGCGCAGGACGCCCTCGGCGAGGTCGTCTACTACGACCCGCCCGAGGTCGGCGCGACGATCACGAAGGACTCGTCCTACGGCGAGCTGGAGTCCGTGAAGGCCGTCTCCGACATCTTCGCGCCCGCCAGCGGCGAGGTGACCGCCGTGAACCCCGCGGTCGCCGACAAACCGGAGACCGTGAACGAGGACCCCTACGGCGAGGGCTGGCTCATCCGCGTCCGCCTCAGCGACCCCTCCGAGCTCGACGCCCTCATGGACGAGCCCGCCTACCGCGCGTACCTGGCCGGCCTGTGA
- the murB gene encoding UDP-N-acetylmuramate dehydrogenase, translating to MGAPTSAPALPDLERDAPLAPLTTIRVGGTADALCRAGSLRDVVAALAWARDAGLPTAVVGRGSNLLVADAGFRGLVIRLVGRLTAISVRGTDLWCGGGASLPRAVQRAAAAGLEGLEWGASIPGTAGGAVAMNAGAHAGELADSLRWAVICGPDGRRRVGPEDLELGYRRSAVRPGEVVALAAFALTPGDPGEIAARLAAFRGHRRATQPQGVRTFGSVFTNPPGDSAGRLLEAAGCKGLTIGGARFSPVHANFIEASPGCRATDVLGLIAEGRRRVAAAGGPDLVPEVRYLDPERGIVRAPVEG from the coding sequence ATGGGAGCACCCACGAGCGCACCGGCCCTGCCTGACCTCGAGAGGGACGCCCCCCTCGCCCCGCTGACGACGATCCGGGTCGGCGGGACGGCCGACGCCCTCTGCCGGGCCGGCTCCCTGCGCGACGTGGTCGCGGCGCTCGCGTGGGCGCGCGACGCGGGCCTCCCCACGGCGGTCGTCGGGCGCGGCTCGAACCTCCTCGTCGCCGACGCCGGCTTCCGCGGCCTCGTCATCCGCCTCGTCGGGCGGCTCACCGCGATCTCCGTCCGCGGCACCGACCTGTGGTGCGGCGGCGGGGCGTCGCTGCCCCGCGCCGTCCAGCGCGCCGCCGCCGCCGGCCTCGAGGGCCTCGAGTGGGGCGCCAGCATCCCCGGCACCGCGGGCGGCGCCGTCGCGATGAACGCCGGCGCGCACGCCGGGGAGCTCGCCGACTCCCTGCGGTGGGCCGTCATCTGCGGACCCGACGGCCGGCGCCGCGTCGGCCCGGAGGACCTCGAGCTCGGCTACCGCCGGTCCGCCGTCCGCCCCGGCGAGGTCGTCGCCCTCGCCGCGTTCGCGCTGACCCCCGGCGACCCCGGGGAGATCGCCGCCCGCCTCGCCGCCTTCCGCGGCCACCGGCGCGCCACCCAGCCCCAGGGGGTGCGCACCTTCGGCAGCGTCTTCACCAACCCCCCCGGCGACTCCGCCGGGCGGCTGCTCGAGGCGGCCGGCTGCAAGGGGCTCACCATCGGCGGCGCCCGCTTCTCGCCCGTGCACGCCAACTTCATCGAGGCCTCGCCCGGGTGCCGCGCCACCGACGTCCTCGGCCTCATCGCCGAGGGACGCCGGCGGGTCGCCGCCGCCGGTGGACCGGACCTCGTGCCCGAGGTGCGCTACCTCGACCCCGAGCGCGGCATCGTCCGCGCGCCGGTGGAGGGGTGA
- the ftsZ gene encoding cell division protein FtsZ, which produces MSSADRGSPVETSNYLAVIKVIGVGGGGVNAVNRMIDAGVRGVEFIAVNTDAQALSMCDADVKIHIGGTITKGLGAGADPRVGRDAAEESREELKEAVRGADMVFVTAGEGGGTGTGAAPVIAQIAREQGALTVGVVTRPFMFEGAQRTRRAEDGIAELQKQVDSVIVIPNERLIQVVERRTSIIDAFRMADDVLRQGVQGITDLITVPGLINLDFADVRTIMQDAGASLMGIGTASGENRASEAAKAAISSPLLETTVSGATGVLLNITGGTDLGLFEIDEAAGIIRQAAHDDCNVIFGAVIDESIGDSLRVTVIATGFDGAEAPQEERSEPRFGRREREGAAVPQPAPRRGAPASRPAPSRPPAETRQSLTLDQSERKGFEIPDDALEIPDFLK; this is translated from the coding sequence ATGAGCAGTGCCGATCGGGGGAGTCCGGTGGAGACGAGCAACTACTTGGCGGTCATCAAGGTGATCGGCGTCGGCGGGGGTGGCGTCAACGCCGTGAACCGCATGATCGACGCGGGTGTGCGCGGCGTGGAGTTCATCGCCGTCAACACCGACGCCCAGGCGCTGTCCATGTGCGACGCCGACGTCAAGATCCACATCGGCGGCACCATCACGAAGGGGCTCGGCGCGGGCGCCGACCCCCGCGTGGGGCGCGACGCCGCCGAGGAGAGCCGCGAGGAGCTCAAGGAGGCCGTCCGCGGCGCGGACATGGTCTTCGTCACCGCCGGCGAGGGCGGCGGCACCGGCACCGGCGCGGCCCCCGTCATCGCGCAGATCGCGCGGGAGCAGGGCGCGCTGACGGTCGGCGTCGTGACGCGGCCCTTCATGTTCGAGGGGGCGCAGCGCACCCGCCGCGCGGAGGACGGGATCGCCGAGCTGCAGAAGCAGGTCGACTCGGTCATCGTCATCCCGAACGAGCGCCTCATCCAGGTGGTCGAGCGGCGCACGTCGATCATCGACGCCTTCCGCATGGCGGACGACGTCCTCCGCCAGGGCGTGCAGGGCATCACGGACCTGATCACGGTCCCCGGCCTGATCAACCTCGACTTCGCCGACGTCCGCACGATCATGCAGGACGCCGGCGCGTCCCTGATGGGCATCGGCACGGCGTCCGGCGAGAACCGCGCGTCCGAGGCGGCGAAGGCGGCGATCTCCTCGCCGCTGCTCGAGACCACCGTCTCCGGCGCCACCGGCGTGCTGCTCAACATCACCGGCGGCACCGACCTCGGCCTCTTCGAGATCGACGAGGCCGCCGGGATCATCCGCCAGGCCGCCCACGACGACTGCAACGTCATCTTCGGCGCGGTCATCGACGAGTCGATCGGCGACTCGCTGCGGGTCACGGTCATCGCCACCGGCTTCGACGGCGCCGAGGCGCCGCAGGAGGAGCGGTCCGAGCCGCGCTTCGGCCGCCGCGAGCGCGAGGGCGCCGCGGTCCCGCAGCCCGCCCCGCGCCGCGGCGCGCCGGCGTCCCGCCCCGCCCCGAGCCGCCCGCCCGCCGAGACCCGGCAGTCCCTCACGCTCGACCAGTCGGAGCGCAAGGGCTTCGAGATCCCGGACGACGCGCTGGAGATCCCCGACTTCCTGAAGTAG
- the gcvT gene encoding glycine cleavage system aminomethyltransferase GcvT, producing the protein MAVAPAYTSLHERHTALGARMGSFAGWDMPLSYTTARAEHTAVRERCGVFDVSHMGQLEVSGAGARDALTRVLTNDVTALGPGQGQYTLMCEDDGGVIDDLIAYALADRFLLVVNASNIAACRDRLDALLPAGVDLADRSPEVAMLALQGPAWAAALRPLVATPTAFTLDYFEIGEDLVGGVPCLIARTGYTGEPGVELMCPWDAAPALWDALMSVEGAPEPAGLVARDTLRMEMGYPLYGQELSRARTPIAAGLRWACDLDGGRFAGAEAMRREVEEGGGERLAAFTLTEAGIPRAGQDVLVAGARAGTVTSGTLSPTLGIGIGMAYLPAPAAAPGTDIVIDVRGKPKTARTARRPLVATSPKE; encoded by the coding sequence ATGGCGGTCGCCCCTGCGTACACCTCCCTGCACGAGCGCCACACCGCGCTCGGGGCCAGGATGGGGTCGTTCGCGGGCTGGGACATGCCCCTCTCCTACACCACCGCGCGGGCCGAGCACACCGCGGTGCGGGAGCGGTGCGGCGTCTTCGACGTGTCGCACATGGGCCAGCTCGAGGTGTCGGGCGCCGGCGCCCGCGACGCCCTGACGCGGGTGCTCACGAACGACGTCACCGCCCTCGGCCCGGGCCAGGGCCAGTACACGCTGATGTGCGAGGACGACGGCGGCGTCATCGACGACCTGATCGCCTACGCCCTCGCCGACCGCTTCCTGCTCGTCGTCAACGCGTCCAACATCGCCGCCTGCCGCGACCGCCTCGACGCGCTGCTGCCGGCGGGCGTCGACCTGGCCGACCGGTCGCCCGAGGTCGCGATGCTCGCGCTGCAGGGCCCCGCGTGGGCCGCGGCGCTCCGGCCGCTCGTGGCGACGCCGACGGCCTTCACGCTCGACTACTTCGAGATCGGCGAGGACCTGGTCGGCGGCGTGCCGTGCCTGATCGCCCGCACCGGGTACACCGGCGAGCCCGGCGTCGAGCTCATGTGCCCCTGGGACGCCGCGCCCGCCCTCTGGGACGCGCTCATGTCCGTCGAGGGTGCGCCGGAGCCGGCGGGCCTCGTCGCCCGCGACACGCTGCGGATGGAGATGGGCTACCCCCTCTACGGCCAGGAGCTGTCGCGGGCGCGGACCCCGATCGCCGCGGGGCTGCGGTGGGCCTGCGACCTCGACGGCGGCCGCTTCGCCGGCGCCGAGGCCATGCGCCGCGAGGTCGAGGAGGGCGGTGGCGAGCGCCTCGCCGCGTTCACGCTCACCGAGGCCGGCATCCCCCGCGCGGGCCAGGACGTGCTCGTCGCCGGCGCGCGCGCCGGGACGGTCACGAGCGGCACCCTCTCGCCGACGCTCGGCATCGGGATCGGCATGGCCTACCTGCCCGCGCCGGCCGCCGCGCCCGGCACGGACATCGTGATCGACGTCCGCGGCAAGCCGAAGACCGCCCGCACCGCCCGCCGCCCGCTCGTGGCGACGTCCCCGAAGGAGTGA
- the gcvPA gene encoding aminomethyl-transferring glycine dehydrogenase subunit GcvPA: protein MSRYTSLTDDDLRVMLDLIGAASVDELFEDLPEGVRLRRPLDLPAGMSEQEVFAHLSALADRNVSAADETTFLGAGMYDHYVPALIDSILSRSEFLTPYTPYQPEISQGGLQVMFEYQTAISELTGLPVSNASLYEGPSAVGAAAYLAKLANGRPDVVVSRGVHPHSRATLETLAPGYGQNVVEAPLRDGVTDLDALTGLIGPGTTAVIVQQPNFLGAVEDLAPLVAAAKSVGALVVCACDPLPMALLRTPGELGIDVAVGEGQSLGNRLDYGGPSFGFFAASQEHIRRMPGRIAGETRDVDGRRGFVLTLQTREQHIRREKATSNICTAQVLNALAGVIYLSWLGRRGAVELAELMLRRADYARRTLTALPGVRALHDQPIAREFALALDAPVEAVIERCAAEGVNPGYALGRDYPEHPDGLLVAITEQRSRADIDRLADVLGRAVAAGSRTGALTGARA from the coding sequence GTGAGCCGCTACACCTCCCTCACCGACGACGACCTGCGGGTCATGCTCGACCTGATCGGCGCGGCATCGGTCGACGAGCTGTTCGAGGACCTGCCGGAGGGCGTGCGCCTGCGGCGGCCGCTCGACCTGCCGGCGGGGATGTCGGAGCAGGAGGTGTTCGCCCACCTGTCCGCCCTCGCGGACCGGAACGTCAGCGCCGCCGACGAGACGACCTTCCTCGGCGCCGGGATGTACGACCACTACGTGCCGGCGCTGATCGACTCGATCCTGTCCCGCTCGGAGTTCCTCACCCCGTACACGCCGTACCAGCCGGAGATCTCGCAGGGCGGGCTGCAGGTGATGTTCGAGTACCAGACGGCCATCTCCGAGCTGACCGGCCTCCCCGTCTCGAACGCCTCGCTCTACGAGGGCCCCTCGGCCGTCGGCGCGGCCGCCTACCTCGCCAAGCTCGCCAACGGCCGCCCCGACGTCGTGGTGTCGCGGGGCGTCCACCCGCACAGCCGGGCGACGCTCGAGACGCTCGCGCCCGGGTACGGCCAGAACGTCGTGGAGGCGCCGCTGCGCGACGGGGTCACCGACCTCGACGCCCTCACCGGCCTCATCGGGCCGGGGACGACCGCGGTCATCGTGCAGCAGCCGAACTTCCTCGGCGCCGTCGAGGACCTCGCGCCGCTCGTCGCCGCGGCGAAGTCCGTCGGCGCCCTGGTGGTCTGCGCCTGCGACCCGCTCCCGATGGCGCTCCTGCGCACCCCGGGCGAGCTGGGCATCGACGTCGCCGTGGGGGAGGGGCAGTCGCTCGGCAACCGCCTCGACTACGGCGGCCCGTCCTTCGGGTTCTTCGCCGCGAGCCAGGAGCACATCCGCCGCATGCCGGGGCGCATCGCCGGCGAGACGCGCGACGTCGACGGCCGCCGCGGCTTCGTGCTGACGCTCCAGACCCGCGAGCAGCACATCCGCCGCGAGAAGGCGACGAGCAACATCTGCACCGCCCAGGTGCTCAACGCCCTCGCCGGGGTCATCTACCTGTCCTGGCTGGGCCGCCGCGGCGCGGTCGAGCTCGCCGAGCTGATGCTGCGCCGCGCCGACTACGCGCGGCGCACCCTCACCGCCCTGCCGGGCGTCCGCGCCCTGCACGACCAGCCGATCGCCCGCGAGTTCGCGCTCGCGCTCGACGCGCCCGTCGAGGCCGTCATCGAGCGGTGCGCCGCGGAGGGGGTCAACCCCGGCTACGCCCTCGGCCGCGACTACCCCGAGCACCCCGACGGCCTGCTCGTGGCGATCACCGAGCAGCGCTCGCGCGCCGACATCGACCGCCTGGCCGACGTCCTCGGGCGCGCGGTCGCCGCGGGGTCGCGAACCGGCGCCCTGACGGGGGCGCGGGCATGA
- a CDS encoding serine hydrolase domain-containing protein — MTPGDLEARLARAARRLRPPGLAAARVDASGPAAVAVTGVRVRGGDVPVRADDPWHIGSCTKAFTAALYARLVARGAAAWGTPLPDLLPDLAPGMDRGWGAVTIDALLRHRAGLPGDLAPAVLAAAHADPRPPAAQRAEAAARALADPPLRPGAFAYSNLGYVVAGAVIEAVAGRPWEDALRDDLLGPLGIRSAGVGAPPGGPWGHAPRWGAAGRGRPVPPDAPDADNPRVMDPAGGLHMTLADWGRFVAEFLDGGATVLDEDAVARLLAPPAAGPAVAMGWVHPPPRARGALRGVGIGHQGSNLRWVASAFLDDDRRRAALVVTNDGRARMRTGTARLAADVLSAA; from the coding sequence ATGACCCCCGGCGACCTCGAGGCGCGCCTCGCCCGGGCGGCGCGGCGCCTGCGCCCGCCGGGTCTCGCCGCGGCCCGCGTCGACGCCTCCGGACCCGCCGCGGTCGCCGTCACCGGGGTGCGCGTGCGCGGGGGCGACGTCCCCGTCCGCGCCGACGACCCGTGGCACATCGGCTCGTGCACGAAGGCGTTCACGGCGGCCCTCTACGCCCGCCTCGTCGCGCGTGGCGCCGCCGCCTGGGGCACCCCCCTCCCCGACCTCCTCCCGGATCTCGCCCCCGGGATGGACCGGGGGTGGGGCGCCGTCACGATCGACGCGCTCCTGCGCCACCGCGCGGGCCTCCCCGGAGACCTCGCGCCCGCCGTCCTCGCCGCCGCGCACGCCGACCCGCGGCCCCCGGCCGCGCAACGGGCCGAGGCCGCCGCGCGGGCCCTCGCGGACCCCCCGCTCCGCCCCGGCGCCTTCGCCTACTCGAACCTCGGGTACGTCGTCGCGGGCGCCGTGATCGAGGCGGTCGCGGGGCGCCCGTGGGAGGACGCGCTGCGCGACGACCTGCTCGGCCCGCTCGGCATCCGCTCCGCCGGCGTCGGCGCGCCGCCGGGCGGCCCGTGGGGGCACGCGCCGCGGTGGGGCGCCGCGGGCCGGGGGCGGCCCGTCCCGCCGGACGCCCCCGACGCCGACAACCCGCGGGTGATGGACCCGGCGGGGGGCCTGCACATGACCCTCGCCGACTGGGGCCGGTTCGTCGCCGAGTTCCTCGACGGCGGTGCGACGGTGCTCGACGAGGACGCCGTCGCCCGCCTGCTGGCCCCGCCGGCGGCGGGGCCCGCCGTCGCGATGGGCTGGGTGCACCCGCCCCCCCGCGCCCGCGGCGCGCTGCGGGGCGTCGGCATCGGCCACCAGGGGTCGAACCTGCGGTGGGTCGCGTCGGCGTTCCTCGACGACGACCGGCGCCGTGCGGCGCTCGTGGTGACGAACGACGGCCGGGCGCGCATGCGCACCGGAACCGCGCGCCTGGCCGCGGACGTGCTGTCCGCGGCCTGA
- a CDS encoding cell division protein FtsQ/DivIB — protein MSTTRPPGAAARGPHPAVAERRRSVARQRGRRRRSGALLLLGTAAAVAMLYWLMTGPLLGVTEVRVDGYDRPDRAELVSALDRAAGEGTILSPSTAEMREAAAAFPWVESISVARTWPRGLAVDVRQAVPVAVAASGDRAVLVAADGRVLEERDGAAGVGWMLLPEEPPAVGARLPEGSRAALAFIAATDPAVGRRIRALTTDRDGALTGRLDGGPRLRLGPPERLAAKASALALVLSNLTREDEQAASYIDLTFPERPALGPPT, from the coding sequence GTGAGCACCACCCGCCCGCCCGGGGCCGCCGCCCGGGGCCCGCACCCCGCGGTCGCCGAGCGCCGCCGCTCCGTCGCACGCCAGCGTGGACGCCGCCGTCGCTCCGGCGCCCTGCTCCTGCTCGGCACGGCCGCCGCCGTCGCGATGCTCTACTGGCTCATGACCGGCCCGCTGCTCGGCGTCACCGAGGTGCGCGTCGACGGCTACGACCGGCCCGACCGCGCCGAGCTGGTCAGCGCCCTGGACCGCGCCGCGGGGGAGGGGACGATCCTGTCGCCCTCGACCGCGGAGATGCGCGAGGCGGCCGCCGCGTTCCCGTGGGTCGAATCGATCTCCGTCGCCCGGACCTGGCCGCGCGGCCTCGCCGTCGACGTACGGCAGGCGGTCCCCGTCGCGGTCGCCGCGTCGGGGGACCGGGCGGTCCTCGTGGCGGCGGACGGCCGGGTGCTGGAGGAGCGCGACGGGGCCGCCGGCGTCGGGTGGATGCTGCTTCCGGAGGAGCCCCCCGCGGTGGGCGCCCGCCTGCCCGAGGGGTCGCGCGCGGCCCTCGCGTTCATCGCCGCCACCGACCCCGCGGTGGGGAGGAGGATCCGGGCGCTGACCACCGACCGCGACGGCGCGCTCACCGGCCGCCTCGACGGCGGGCCGCGGCTGCGGCTCGGCCCCCCGGAGCGCCTCGCCGCGAAGGCGTCGGCCCTGGCGCTGGTGCTGTCGAACCTGACGCGGGAGGACGAGCAGGCGGCCTCCTACATCGACCTCACGTTCCCCGAGCGACCCGCCCTGGGACCACCCACCTGA